In a single window of the Gossypium hirsutum isolate 1008001.06 chromosome D02, Gossypium_hirsutum_v2.1, whole genome shotgun sequence genome:
- the LOC107943512 gene encoding uncharacterized protein isoform X1: MRNALSFLFKLNHGCHRKHPLVLQFNSQRLSCKICRVTRRSTESGFFYGCSPCKFVVHIECASQSPLRVIKSTNHEHPFTLFNEHQHPLFLMLNQEQLIDNQSGVTDCSRCGDKVSATCFYCAEHCGFYLHKVCAEAPLELNHPFHLNHPLLLMQKSPHLSGAYFCSFCHEFGDKSVYHCSSCELEFHIKCALFTLNIAENNLKELEHVALHDPLISTENGDKKLKDVSKCFGCWEPLAMCTHFSPDCGFNLHEKCAELPFKLNHVTIASILLFYNLIANDSLARYAKYHGEEDLFMVVLLVSLLFILNVHHNRHYKLLRIQIMNIHSPCF, encoded by the coding sequence ATGAGAAATGCGCTGAGCTTCCTTTTCAAACTGAATCATGGGTGCCATCGCAAGCATCCtcttgttctacaatttaatagCCAACGGCTCTCTTGCAAGATATGTCGAGTAACAAGGCGAAGTACGGAAAGTGGATTTTTTTATGGTTGTTCTCCTTGTAAGTTTGTTGTTCACATTGAATGTGCATCACAATCACCATTACGAGTTATTAAGAGTACAAATCATGAACATCCATTCACCTTGTTTAATGAGCACCAACATCCCCTGTTTCTTATGTTGAATCAAGAGCAGCTGATCGACAATCAAAGCGGTGTAACTGATTGCTCCAGGTGTGGGGATAAGGTGTCTGCTACATGTTTTTACTGTGCGGAGCACTGTGGGTTTTATCTTCACAAGGTATGTGCCGAGGCACCTTTGGAGCTTAATCACCCTTTTCATCTCAACCATCCTCTTCTTCTTATGCAAAAGTCACCTCATTTATCTGGAGCGTACTTTTGCAGTTTCTGCCATGAATTTGGTGACAAGTCTGTTTATCACTGCTCTAGTTGTGAATTGGAATTTCATATTAAATGTGCTTTGTTTACACTTAATATTGCTGAGAATAATTTGAAAGAGCTTGAGCATGTTGCCCTTCATGATCCATTGATTTCCACTGAAAATGGTGATAAAAAACTCAAAGATGTTAGTAAGTGCTTTGGATGTTGGGAACCATTAGCAATGTGTACACACTTTTCTCCTGATTGTGGATTTAATTTACATGAGAAATGCGCTGAGCTTCCTTTCAAACTCAATCATGTGACCATCGCAAGCATCCtcttgttctacaatttaatagCAAACGACTCTCTTGCAAGGTATGCCAAGTACCACGGCGAAGAGGATTTGTTTATGGTTGTTCTCCTTGTAAGTTTGTTGTTCATATTGAATGTGCATCACAATCGTCATTACAAGTTATTAAGAATACAAATCATGAACATCCATTCACCTTGTTTTTGA
- the LOC107943512 gene encoding uncharacterized protein isoform X2 — protein MVVLLLIDNQSGVTDCSRCGDKVSATCFYCAEHCGFYLHKVCAEAPLELNHPFHLNHPLLLMQKSPHLSGAYFCSFCHEFGDKSVYHCSSCELEFHIKCALFTLNIAENNLKELEHVALHDPLISTENGDKKLKDVSKCFGCWEPLAMCTHFSPDCGFNLHEKCAELPFKLNHVTIASILLFYNLIANDSLARYAKYHGEEDLFMVVLLVSLLFILNVHHNRHYKLLRIQIMNIHSPCF, from the exons ATGGTTGTTCTCCTT CTGATCGACAATCAAAGCGGTGTAACTGATTGCTCCAGGTGTGGGGATAAGGTGTCTGCTACATGTTTTTACTGTGCGGAGCACTGTGGGTTTTATCTTCACAAGGTATGTGCCGAGGCACCTTTGGAGCTTAATCACCCTTTTCATCTCAACCATCCTCTTCTTCTTATGCAAAAGTCACCTCATTTATCTGGAGCGTACTTTTGCAGTTTCTGCCATGAATTTGGTGACAAGTCTGTTTATCACTGCTCTAGTTGTGAATTGGAATTTCATATTAAATGTGCTTTGTTTACACTTAATATTGCTGAGAATAATTTGAAAGAGCTTGAGCATGTTGCCCTTCATGATCCATTGATTTCCACTGAAAATGGTGATAAAAAACTCAAAGATGTTAGTAAGTGCTTTGGATGTTGGGAACCATTAGCAATGTGTACACACTTTTCTCCTGATTGTGGATTTAATTTACATGAGAAATGCGCTGAGCTTCCTTTCAAACTCAATCATGTGACCATCGCAAGCATCCtcttgttctacaatttaatagCAAACGACTCTCTTGCAAGGTATGCCAAGTACCACGGCGAAGAGGATTTGTTTATGGTTGTTCTCCTTGTAAGTTTGTTGTTCATATTGAATGTGCATCACAATCGTCATTACAAGTTATTAAGAATACAAATCATGAACATCCATTCACCTTGTTTTTGA
- the LOC107943512 gene encoding uncharacterized protein isoform X4, with amino-acid sequence MEESNNYGHQHPLLLILNEDQLIHNQSDITDCSRCAEKVSTPCFCCAEHCGLYLHKSRAFPLFILLGEGEMEESNNYGHQHPLLLILNQDQLIHNQSGVTHCSRCGEKVSAPCFCCAEHCGFYLHKEPLTNYTHFSPDCGFNLHEKCAELPFQTESWVPSQASSCSTI; translated from the exons ATGGAGGAGTCTAACAATTATGGCCACCAACATCCCCTGCTTCTTATCTTGAATGAAGACCAGCTGATCCACAATCAAAGTGATATAACTGATTGCTCGAGGTGTGCGGAGAAGGTATCTACTCCATGTTTCTGCTGTGCGGAGCACTGCGGGCTTTACCTTCACAAG AGTCGAGCTTTTCCTTTATTTATATTGCTTGGGGAAGGAGAAATGGAGGAGTCTAACAATTATGGCCACCAACATCCCCTGCTTCTTATCTTGAATCAAGACCAGCTGATCCACAATCAAAGTGGTGTAACTCATTGCTCCAGGTGTGGGGAGAAGGTGTCTGCTCCATGTTTTTGCTGTGCGGAGCACTGTGGGTTTTATCTTCACAAG GAACCATTAACAAATTATACACACTTTTCTCCTGACTGTGGATTTAATTTACATGAGAAATGCGCTGAGCTTCCTTTTCAAACTGAATCATGGGTGCCATCGCAAGCATCCtcttgttctacaatttaa
- the LOC107943512 gene encoding uncharacterized protein isoform X3, which translates to MEESNNYGHQHPLLLILNEDQLIHNQSDITDCSRCAEKVSTPCFCCAEHCGLYLHKSRAFPLFILLGEGEMEESNNYGHQHPLLLILNQDQLIHNQSGVTHCSRCGEKVSAPCFCCAEHCGFYLHKVCAEAPLELNHPFHPHHPLLLLQNAPYSSGRYICNFCDKGGTINKLYTLFS; encoded by the exons ATGGAGGAGTCTAACAATTATGGCCACCAACATCCCCTGCTTCTTATCTTGAATGAAGACCAGCTGATCCACAATCAAAGTGATATAACTGATTGCTCGAGGTGTGCGGAGAAGGTATCTACTCCATGTTTCTGCTGTGCGGAGCACTGCGGGCTTTACCTTCACAAG AGTCGAGCTTTTCCTTTATTTATATTGCTTGGGGAAGGAGAAATGGAGGAGTCTAACAATTATGGCCACCAACATCCCCTGCTTCTTATCTTGAATCAAGACCAGCTGATCCACAATCAAAGTGGTGTAACTCATTGCTCCAGGTGTGGGGAGAAGGTGTCTGCTCCATGTTTTTGCTGTGCGGAGCACTGTGGGTTTTATCTTCACAAGGTATGTGCCGAGGCACCTTTGGAGCTTAATCATCCTTTTCATCCTCatcatcctcttcttcttctgcAAAATGCACCTTATTCATCTGGACGGTACATTTGCAATTTTTGCGATAAAGGCG GAACCATTAACAAATTATACACACTTTTCTCCTGA